One Arachis hypogaea cultivar Tifrunner chromosome 18, arahy.Tifrunner.gnm2.J5K5, whole genome shotgun sequence genomic window, ttgaaaaatataatctgatttgttagtataattgatagtagaataatattgaatcacttttataaacgttaagaatacaaataggacgatttaaatgttagggacacaaataggacttactcaaatgttggggacaaaaacgatactttactcttttcaaaaatttatttatcactttactctttttagttttacttttatttttttctctatcaATAATATGAGAGCAATCTACCACAATAGATTTTGATGTCCATGTGCATATCTCCCATAaacattttttaacaaaaaagataGTAGAATAACATTGTTACAGTTttaaaacgttaaaaaaaaatttgaaatatgtcCCAAACGATAAGAACAAAAACgattctttattctaaaaaaaattgagacAAAGATAGTTTATATGCCCCGTAACCACGTTAAGGTTAGCCCCAAGAATATCATCCATTCTTAAAAGCATTAAACTTAAGTACTTAACCAATAATATGGGAGAAGTTAGATGGTTGAAGTTAAagtgatattaaaaaattaaaattaaaatcaaaatcaaaatcaaaatcatttcTTAAGTAGAGATCAAAACAAAGCTTCAAGACACAACGAATATGCATATAAAGGCTCTTCCATACTACATAGCCACACTCAGAAGATTCAATCCATATACAATTTCATGAAACACCaagaaaaactaaacaaaatgaTTCGATGCAAAGGATCTACTTTAGCAATTCAGACACCGCAACAGTAGCTGAATCTAAGATTTTATTGCCTAGAATAGAGGGTAAATACGAGTAGAGAATCCAAATTCAAGGACCAACATAGAGAGACTGGATGATGGGTAGGCGAGGAAAGAAATGTAGCTTACTCGCGTGCATAATCAGTTTATTGTATTTCCAGCTATATACTAAATACTACAACTACCTAATGGAGTGATCCAAAGAAAAATTGGAACAGCACAATCGTCGGTGCAGATTTACACTTGTTAAGACGATCTATGGCAATACAACTTGAAGATTCTTTTAATACACTATATACCTGCCATCAAATATCAGAATAGACAATGTTAGTTCACAAGCTTGTTTTGAAATAGAAGATAAATGGCTATAAATAATGGCTATGCAGAAATACATGTGCTATAAGGCATTAGTGCCAACTATGCTGCCACAAATAGAAAGTAGACAAAGTTGCTCCACCAAATcgtagtgttttttttttctttattcttttttcaAATGTAGCAACGACACAGACTAATGCATAAAGATTAACAACAGATAATTGTTGTTTTTTAAATGTAGCAACGACACAGACTAATGAATAAAGATTAACAGGAATTTTTTATGGTCCCAGATGTGCTTTCCCATAAAGGCCAAGGATCAATCTTCTTgaaatacgaaaaaaaaaaaaaagaaaactaattcATAGGTAAAATTACACTCTGCAGCAAAGTATTCAGTTTTGGCAATCTTTAAGCATGCACTAACCACCTGGTAGTCTAAGATTTTAACATGAATAGATACACACGGGATGGTGAAAAGGAGTTATGACTTGCACGAATATGCAAGATGTGATTCAGCATTTCAAATATCCATGACATGACTGACATCAACAATAAGATTTGTATTTTCTCCTTATGTTTGTTTGCTTATCTTATAAAACCATGCCTAAAGTCCTAAATCAAGGTGCATATCTAACACTGAAGGAAACAACCTTCTATTGCATACGAATAAGAAAATGTAATTAACTAGAAGACTTCTTTGTTAGGAATGAAATAGAACAAAATGAGGATAGAATACAATTGGCATAGTTTAGGAATATCAATACACTGATACCATTGTTCTGATATTATAGGATAGAGAAAAGGCCCTTGTTTGGAAATACCAATAGAAGGAAATGGAGTTGCAAGAACTCTAAGTTCTTATTAATTTCAGCCTGCAATCCCTTATGCCAAAACACTCACCCGATGAGAAGAGATGGTAGTAAATAAGGTGCAAGATGAAAGACGGATGAAATGAGTTCTCTCAATACCTTATTACATTCCATCTCACTCCAACTCTTGAACTGCCAATCCTAAAAACTTGACAATACCAAATGCAAAAATCGGTGGTATTGAATAGCATCATGTAACCAAACCAAAAGACAAACGGACATTACGATTTTTGAGTAATCACTTGCTGAAAATTGATAGATTCATCATGAAAGATCTTCCAAGAACAGCAAATACACACACCATCACCATTTTACTAAACACTGTGGCAGTTATAATTAACTTAGAACTCAATTAGCAAGAGGGAAATCCCCATGATCTTCGGCACAGACATAACATAACAACAATTTCAGGCTAACAACTCTTCATCACTAACACAATACCAAAACATAAAACTATAGGCAaaccaaaagaggaaaaaactGCTATGTTTTGTACCTTATACATTGATGAATTTGCAGACAAGACCACCACCTTCATTCACTGCCATTGCCACCACCGATTCTGGAAAAATTCTCCGAATCACCACCCTCACCCTCCTCGCTCACCACAGAAGCACCATTGGAGCCAATCAAGCCGTGCCTTGAGGCAATGTGATTCAGAGTGGTCCTCAACCCGTAGAAATCATCCTCCTCTTCCTCCATTAGCTCCGAAAGCCTCACCATCGCCGCCCTCAGCTGACTCCTGATCTCGCTCGACGTTAAAGCACCATCGAGGCCGTCCTCTTCCTCCCCTTCCGCCTCCTCCTCTGCCGCCGAAAGTCGGAACCGGCAGAGCGGGCACGAATCGTGGAGTTCGAGCCACGGCGTGATGCAATCGGAGTGGTAAAGGTGGTTACACGGAAGCTGCTTTGCTTCCTCGTCGATTTCAATGTCGTCCTTGCACACCGCGCACGAAACGACACCGTTTGGATCGAGCTGGGAGAGCAACGCGGAGGTGACAAGAATTACGGGGACGGCGGTTGCGGAGGACTTGGACGACGCTGTTTTGGAGGAAATCAGGGACGGGGAGAGTAAAGAGAGTGGGTCCTCGAAAACGACGTCGTCGTTTGGACTGTCGGTGGTGTTGGTATTGGAGTTGGAAACGAGGTGGTGGTGGATTAGACGGTGAAAGAAGGGGGAAtcaaagagggagagagaggagagtgGTGCAACGGCGTCGTTTTGGGAAGGTGAGTCCATGAGTTCTAGGAAGTGGGTGCGGCAGTGGGGACACATGAGAGGGGAAGAACGGGAAGAGGAGAGGGCGACGCTCATGTCGCATTCGTGGCACCAATAGGTATTGAGTTCTGATTCCTCCGCCCCCGTCGCCGTCGCCATGatgggtggtggtgttggtgcaAGCGGCTGTGGAGGAGGGGATTAATCAATTAAGTGAGGAGTTTGACTTTGAGTTTGTGAGGAGTCAGGAAAGGGCAGCGAGGAGACATGGTTTAGATGAGAGAGAGGGGGTGGGAGGAGAACTGAAGAAggtgaagagagagagaaagtggggCCCGCATGCAACCTTCTTCAATACAATAGGTTGGTTTGTCTATCGTTTGTTACGTTTTGTTTGGTACTTTGTGGCTTATGTCTGATCAACTAGAGCCTCTAttgttaatataatttaaaaagagaacACTTTGCATCAGCGTCGCTTTGGCCGAGTGGTTAAGGCGTGTGCCTGCTAAGTACATGGGGTTTCCCCGCGAGAGTTCGAATCTCTCAGGCgacgttctttttcttctatttcctTCTCTGTTACGCTATTTAACTTTATATTTGCAAACGTTTGGAACTTTTAACATATTTAGTCTATTTACTATCTCTGCATCAGCCAAAGACAGAGAGGCAATGTAATATATTTTAaggtctctctttctttttctttacctttttcATAAGTGATCAATTTTGTTTGAATTTGACAAGACCTGAATTGTGGTAAagtaaatcataaaaataaaaatccataAAATTTGCAGCCACCTTGAGTACTTGCACAAAAGGACTCATATCACATTCAGAATTTTCTGTATATGACACCTGCGGATTTTATTTGATTGGAAGCCAAGGAAGCATCCTATTTTCAGCATATAGATATCTTACTTCGATCATGATGATGCGCCCTGGCCCCATGGCTAACGGTTGTTGTCTAATTTGGTGGCATATAGGTTTTCTTCTAATTATTATAGTTAAGGCCTCATAGTCCAAGCAAGTGCAAGGTGATTTGTGATATGGCTTCCCAACCCCTAGAATTATCCCGTGTAAGATGAATAATGGGGATGTTGCAGCCTAGTCTTCAATGGCGAATACTGTGGGAGTTGGTGCAACATTATTTGGTGCGGACACAGAAGGATCAATGTTGGCTATGACTATAACATCAATATAACAATTGATAACGAGAATTGCTAAAGTCTACGATGATTTGCTAGGAAATTATAGTAATATGAATTGCTAAGAGTTTGAGAGAGGATTATGTTCTTAGAGTTATGTGATTAACTTTCCATGTTAGACGTTCAAATTATGGATTTAAGAGCTAAACTTTTTACGAATTCAAATTTTGTGTGCCTGACAAAATGTTGGTCCATGCAGAGTGATAGAATTACTTAAATTTTGTGTGCTTGAATAGTGTttaatttcgttttttttttgaaataaaaaaacgtTTAGATCTTAGAGAGATGCTACacatccaatttttttttggcAATCAAGTCCAACTAAGTTGGCTCAAATCCAACAAAAATCCGTAAgactttgaatttttgaaaattaaataataagttatttatgatttatgatATTTATTCATGATTATATTTTCaaagatttttatattaattgggtatttttttatttatgatttaaagttttagtaattgaataataataaagattttatatgctttaatttgaataattagattttgaattttattttatgattttaaaaaaaattgattttattatctctaattcttgaattagagtatttatttgaaaataatttataaatttatgaataaaaagtACTTTCTTTAAAGATAATTTTGTTGGAATAAAATTggttttcaattactatattatccctaatTTTGTTGGAGCTGCGGCTATTcggttctttgttctttcttggtaCAGTAAGTCATTTTGCTCTGAAAACCTTTCTCTGTCGCTATTCTGTTACATATTACTGAGGCTTTCGCGACGTTAATGTGTTGGAGTTGAGATACCGAAGTTGCATGCTGCGTTCATTGCTGTCACAGTATTACGGCGGAATTTTTGTGCACATTGCGGCTGCTGATGCTATGAACAAAGAGGACAAAATGGAGTTTGTCGCGTAGTTAAATCGTCGTTTAGGTAGGGACTTTTTCCTAAAACtcatgttattttcaaaaattgttataAGTCAATATTAATGTGAAAAATGTATTTTTGTGATTTCGTAAGTCTTATGGATTGAATTGAGTTGCCttgaatgaatgcaattgcttgttTGATTGGTTTATTGATCAATTGACGATGTTTAGTTGGATTTTGTACTTGGTTTAAAGTTGTTATGAACTTATGATGATGGTTGGATTGTAGCTATTTCTGATTATTGAGTTAGCGTTGTGGTAGTGAATGAAAGCTTGATTTGGAAATTTGATTTGTATGTCTTATTGaggaatgatttgattttgaactcATTGGAAAGGATTGAGAAATGATTTGATATTGGCATTGGTTTGattttggaaataatttgagatttggaaatgatttgatatTGGTATTGGTTTGATTTTAGAAACGGTTGAGAAGAGTTTGAGAAATGGTTTGATAGGGACCCGAGAAAGGTGGCAAAGTCTGAGTTTTAgtggagatgctgccaaaatttttatgagaatttagaagttttattatgattaatttaattgaagaattattttaattaattttgatttaggtAAAGAAAAGATTATCATCTGGGGTGTTTTAGTGAACTTTGAAGTGATTATTAAAGAATAAATGGTTATGTTTTGGATTTGCAAACTGTATGATTTTTTAGTCCTTTGAAGGAGTCTTAAACTTAAACAGGTTTTGAAGTTAGTTTAGAATTTTTGGTTGAGCAAAAATGAGAATTTAACTTGCTTTTCAATTTGGTTTGGCTAATTATAAAAAGGATTATGTTTCCAGGTATTCGATTGAATGAAAATGAGTTTTACTGAATTGATATGAATTAAAGAGTTATGATTTAaggtttttaatgaatttaaagaaATGAGATTGGTTGTTGCCCCCCTAAAGTTTAGAGACTTTGTCgtagaatttaatttaataaatcttGATTTAAGGTAATTTGATctaatataataacttatttTGGCTTGGGTTTATTTAAgcaaagaattatattttgggtCTTTGGGGAAAAGCTTTAAAAGTTTTTAGtggttttaaaaaataattgaattcaaATGTTTAAAGTTGAAATGGATTATTAAAGTTAATTTTGGACTTTCGATTTGGTTGATTTGAGAAATGGGTTCATGATTTACTTATTTAGTTTTGAGTAAAAACGAAAAGAGATTCATTTGTTTAGTTAACGATTcaaaaagttaattatttattaatcaaaGGGTTTTGAGAATAGACAAGTTGAGATTGAGGATTCCTTTTTTTGTTGCGGTGGATAAACTTAAAgttgaggattccctctcttATCACATCAGAGAGTTGGatagaaggttgaggattcccttcggttcaattatgtattattaatttaatttttggttatgattaatattatatttgattgAATATGATTATAAAGAATTGTGATCCTGATTATAATCTTGGTTACGTTTGatagaaatgagatttggattgatgtggTGAGGACGTTGGCTTTGTCCCGCTCACAAATAGGTAAGTTGAGATTGAGGATTCTCTCTTTTGCTATGATAGACAAGTTGAGGTTGAGGATTCTCTCTCTTGTTGCGGTGGACAAGCGGGATTGAGGATTCCCTCTTTTGTTACATCGGAGAATTGAATGGAGAAGGTTGAGGATTCTCTTCGATTCAATTTCTGGCTGTGGTATGAACGAgttaggttgaggattccctattATTACATCACAACCTTTCTCTGATtggaaggttgaggattcccttctAGAAAATTGAGAATTTCCTTTGTGTTGAGAGACGATATCTAGGTTAGGATGTGTCAGGTTCTGGCAATGTAATCAACACGTGAACTCatggccaataggacaggcatgcatcatactgcaTTTGTTTTCTATTGTTTGGATGTGCTTAAGTGTTTTGGTTTTTCTATTGATGAATTCTTTCTAACTGTTAATTGTGGTACTTACTGTAACTGTTCTCTAATTGTGTTTGTCTTGTATTGTTTGTGCTTGTGATGGATTCTATTTTGATACCGAGTGGTGATTTGTTTATAtgttgggccagaggccgtgacTTGATTTTGTATTGTGTCGGAGGCTGTACTTGATTATGTTATGGGATATTATTTGAGCTTGAAAAttcttataattaaaaaagagaactttgaattttggataattaattgtggtagttttgaaaaagttcaCAAGACGAATGATGATATTTGCTTTTAAAATTCATTCTTCTTTTATGCGTATCCTCTTATGATAATTCTTAAACTCTCTACTGAGAATctgcgaggatgatgttctcacccttCTACAGACTTCTCTTTTCAAGACAGATGAGGAAGCTATGTGAAGTTTTGCTGATTTCTTAGCTGTGCTGTTTTGTTTGGATATATTGGTCATAGTTTCTCCCCTCGCCTTTGTCACGAtatttttataagagggataagatttgtatgaattttatgtatataatatttgtaaGAAGTTTTCtctatatgtatatgtatgtttGTATAAAGTAAAAGAGAACTTTCGGTTTTTAAAAGAAAACAGCGATACAATTTCGAGTTAAAGGCTCctatttattattaagtatatagaagtcgtcgtaatatcctCGCTATCTGAGCGGTGCAgccagaagcgtgacattcttATAGTAAGAATGTTACAAAATCAGTTTCATTAGTGGAGCGTGAAAACACGCTCCAACTACGTAACCATTCTCgcgtttctctcttcttcctccttcttcttctacttcttcgcATTTCTCCACCTCATTCTTtgcattcctcttcttttttcttcatgttcctcttccttctttttcacattccttcttcttggttttattcctctcaagagagtaaatcaagaagaattttgagaaaataaaataagaaggagaagatgaagaaaaaatgatgaagaagaagaagaagatgacacGGAAGATGAGGAGGAATGAGGTATTACGATCTCTAAAACTAAAAGGCGTATACAtatatagttgaaaggagttataactaggagccttgaagaagaagctaaacAAAAGCGTAATAGATAATCACACCTCTCGCATCCAGTAAGCATAAAATGGATAACAAAGAGCGAACGAAAAGGATAGCATATAATGAACAAAATTCCAAAAGAGATAGATATCAGGCTCCAGACTCGACTTACGAAGCCAAGGCCAGATagagtatacatatacatacatataaccCAAAagtgtttctccaagtcaacctctaggagggacaaaatacaaatatatacaaggtggagaatctatatacatatatacatatacatagtaCAAAAACAAAGCCTAAAGTAGATTTTCGCTTCAACAGAGCCTCCAGTAGCgttctgcatctgaaaaacaacaatatatgtatggaataAAAACCGGGGAGTTCTTAGCATGGTAAAGGTGATCGCATAGGTAATAAATAATGTTTCGAGAAAGTcaaaggcattcctagaactctgACTTTCTGATTTTTACTTAAAGATTATACTAAACCAGAAATTTAGTAATATATCTATAGGAATCTAGTTCTAACCTAACTCTGCACCTTCTGCTTCTATCAAACCTCCTAACCTCTAGATGGAACAACCCTCATCACACCTCTAGCAAAAGAGGGTCTCTCAGAAATACATACACAtataaatcaaacaaagaaaacataGCAAATAAACATGGCTAAACAGTTTGGCAAAccaaacaatgcacactcaagaaaaacatacaaatgcatatgatgtatgcctgtcctatgactaatgagtctcatatgtcggtcatatagccaaacccgacatatctggtagctaaccattggacagactCTCCGTGCACGTATCCCCAAGTTCAAAAATATCCATGGAAAAAATTCCaagttcaaatatatatatatatatatatatatatatatatatatatatatatatatatatatatatatatatataagcatgcCCATGGGAGAGAACCCGGGGAGTTAAAGtacccggtcacatcttgcgacagttatttaacagagtatcgagtctcaacctagaaCAAGTGGTGACAAGTCACTACTTTCACCCACAAAAACTTGTGTCTCAGATAATTTTCAAATACATGATTCGTGTAAATAtttcaatcataattcatcaatgtCAACATTATTCTCAATCATGTCTCATTGATCACTGTTAATATCTCATCAAGTCAAGCATtcacttctcaaatctccttcgaTACCAAAACTAGTTCCATCACCAAACTTACATATTCTGTAGCCTAAAACTTAGACATAGAACCTTAAACAAAGTTTTCAAAGGTTTGATAAAAACCAGAAGAATGGTTGAT contains:
- the LOC112770821 gene encoding uncharacterized protein produces the protein MATATGAEESELNTYWCHECDMSVALSSSRSSPLMCPHCRTHFLELMDSPSQNDAVAPLSSLSLFDSPFFHRLIHHHLVSNSNTNTTDSPNDDVVFEDPLSLLSPSLISSKTASSKSSATAVPVILVTSALLSQLDPNGVVSCAVCKDDIEIDEEAKQLPCNHLYHSDCITPWLELHDSCPLCRFRLSAAEEEAEGEEEDGLDGALTSSEIRSQLRAAMVRLSELMEEEEDDFYGLRTTLNHIASRHGLIGSNGASVVSEEGEGGDSENFSRIGGGNGSE